One window of the Gavia stellata isolate bGavSte3 chromosome 9, bGavSte3.hap2, whole genome shotgun sequence genome contains the following:
- the NOLC1 gene encoding nucleolar and coiled-body phosphoprotein 1: MAEWRAVPSDLFPFVLAFLRENRFEGAARAFAREAAAKEQDPNAASLLDIFSYWLKSPAAKKRKLVPNGPQAKRKPSSSSDESSSEEDETPPAKKPAKAVAVPKAKAVPPSKKAESSSEDSSDDSDSEEEKKPAKKGTKPVVKPAGNKIQPQKKAESSSSDSSSSDEEAPKKQPPKPATPKSGSKAAQAATKVVNGKAASSSSSSEDSDEEKTAPKKAVPKKSPLPKPAATQACPAKNKRAKESSSSEDSSDSSDDEKPPAKQKPKSGQYSAVPPPQATQTKKGLAKAPAKKAESSGSSDSSDEAEQVPPKGGAGKAVVAKTIPGPQNKAAATKKAESSSDSDSDSSSEDDKKKVGSKLPAKQPVIKNISKPAKVAVKPGQAKKDSSSSSDSSDSDSSDKKAPVKPSTKAATPAKKKSQAATKKAQSSSDSDSSSEDEKRGTPAKLAGKVSKPVSKPTPAPKAGTSDSDSSSSEEEEEKKPAVKPATKSTGSAKAPVGKKAAASKSSSSSSDSSSEEDEKPKKAGKGPQNNSKTTASTEKAKASAPATNNLKSKPAGGSSSSSESSSEEETGKVNGGTTRKKQKREDVQEPETPHSKKAKIKAKTPHTVPKVKQPASPFRRVREEEIELDARVADNSFEAKKGAAGDWGEKANNILKFTKGKSFRHEKTKKKRGGYRGGTISTQVNSVKFESD, translated from the exons ATGGCGGAGTGGCGCGCGGTGCCCAGCGACCTCTTCCCCTTCGTGCTCGCCTTCCTGCGCGAGAACCGCTTCGAGGGCGCCGCGCGCGCCTTCGCCAGGGAGGCGGCGGCg AAGGAGCAGGATCCCAACGCAGCCTCCCTCCTGGACATCTTCAGTTACTGGCTGAA GTCTCCAGCGGCCAAGAAGAGAAAGCTCGTTCCCAACGGCCCGCAGGCGAAGAGGAAGCCGTCCTCCAGCAGCGATGAGAGCTCCAGCGAGGAGGACGAGACGCCCCCAGCCAAGAAGCCAG CTAAAGCAGTAGCTGTGCCCAAGGCAAAAGCAGTTCCTCCATCCAAgaaggcagagagcagcagcgAGGACTCCAGTGATGATTCAGACtcggaggaggagaagaagcCAGCAAAg AAAGGCACAAAACCTGTGGTGAAGCCAGCTGGAAACAAAATCCAGCctcagaagaaagcagagagctCCAGCTCTGACTCGAGCAGCTCAGATGAAGAAGCACCAAAGAAACAGCCACCAAAACCAGCAACACCTAAATCGG GCAGTAAAGCTGCCCAGGCAGCCACCAAGGTGGTCAatggaaaagcagcaagcaGTAGCAGCAGTAGTGAAGATTCTGATGAGGAAAAGACTGCACCAAAGAAG GCTGTTCCCAAGAAATCACCTCTGCCAAAACCTGCAGCCACTCAAGCATGTCCAGCGAAAAACAAACGTGCTAAGGAAAGTTCCAGTAGTGAGGACTCATCTGACAGCTCAGACGATGAAAAGCCacctgcaaaacaaaagccGAAGTCTG GTCAGTACAGTGCTGTACCACCTCCTCAAGCTACGCAGACAAAGAAAGGCCTTGCCAAGGCTCCTGCAAAAAAGGCTGAGAGCAGTGGCTCTTCAGACAGTAGTGATGAGGCAGAGCAGGTGCCTCCAAAGGGAGGAGCAG GCAAAGCGGTAGTAGCTAAAACAATCCCTGGCCCCCAAAACAAAGCTGCCGCTACCAAGAAAGCTGAATCCAGTTCTGACAGTGACTCAG attCTAGCTCTGAAGATGACAAGAAGAAGGTAGGGAGTAAGCTCCCAGCTAAACAACCTGTGATAAAGAATATTTCCAAACCAGCAAAAGTAGCTGTCAAGCCTGGACAAGCAAAGAAAGACTCCAGTTCCTCCTCAGACAGCTCAG ATTCTGATAGCTCTGACAAGAAGGCCCCTGTGAAGCCCTCAACTAAAGCAGCAACCCCtgcaaaaaagaagtcacaagCTGCCACAAAGAAAGCACAAAGTAGCTCTGATTCAGATAGCAGCTCTGAGGATGAGAAGAGAGGCACTCCAGCTAAATTAGCTGGCAAAGTGAGTAAGCCAGTGTCCAAACCTACCCCAGCTCCCAAAGCAGGCACTTCTGACTCTGATAGCTCAAgcagtgaagaagaagaagaaaagaagccaGCGGTGAAACCAGCCACCAAATCTACAGGGTCAGCAAAAGCTCCTGTGGGGAAGAAGGCAGCTGCTTCTAAAAGTAGTAGCAGCTCATCTGATAGTTCCAGCGAAGAGGACGAGAAGCCcaaaaaggcagggaaagggcCACAGAACAATTCTAAGACCACTGCCTccacagagaaagcaaaagcatcCGCACCAGCAACAAACAACCTGAAGTCTAAGCCAGCTGGtggcagcagtagcagcagtgaaagcagctctgaagaagaGACTGGGAAAGTCAATGGAG GCACAAccaggaagaaacagaagagggaAGATGTTCAGGAGCCAGAGACACCACACAGTAAAAAGGCAAAGATCAAAGCCAAAACACCGCACACAGTTCCCAAGGTGAAACAG CCAGCCTCTCCATTCCGCCGTGTAAGGGAAGAAGAGATTGAGCTGGATGCCCGTGTTGCTGATAACTCATTTGAAGCAAAG AAAGGAGCAGCTGGTGACTGGGGTGAGAAGGCTAACAATATCCTGAAATTCACTAAAGGCAAATCTTTCCGCCAtgagaagacaaagaaaaaacgAGGCGGCTACCGTGGGGGCACTATATCGACCCAAGTCAATTCTGTCAAGTTTGAAAGTGACTGA